tcaaggatgaactatagtatcattgtctgtgcaggagtaatagtacagtcaaatacagtgaaaaaggggtatgcctcggaatgaattctaataataatatttttttttgcttaatatcttcgttttggcattctataacttacctcaaaaatctcatgttcggaggtcgtgatttttaaggccaaaccacaaaattaagattttggaaataagcaataatagacaatggtattattcaatgatgaaaaaaaaactaaaattaaggaaatctgacgtctctaaaaaaaagttttaactctttttcatctttcaacctatattatcaaaacacttgcaaacttactaccaaaaaacctttaaaaattatggtagagtaaccaaattttgcatgaaggcttTTATATCCATTAATCATTAACAATCATAACAAAAACATATCTCTGAAATCATGTTtcatatgtttatataataccattgtggtttggccttaaaaatcacgacctccgaacatgagatttttgaggtaagttatagaatgccaaaacgaagatattaagcaaaaaaaatattattattagaattcattccgaGGCATACCAGTTTTTCACtgtatttgactgtactattactcctgcacagacaatgatactatatttgaacttaattcttaaaactatcaaattcatccttgaactaaaaaaatgttaaaatttttgtgaaatccatacgtttggtgtgggtgtggcaaaagaatgcaaaaagaatgcaaaagaatgcaaaagaatgcaaaagaattcaaaagaatgaaaaagaatgcaaaagaattcaaaagaatgcaaaaagaatgcaaaagaatgcaaaagaattcaaaagaattcaaaagaatgcaaatgaatgcaaaagactgcaaatgaatgcaaaagactgccaaggaatgcaaatgaatgcaaaagactgccaaggaatgcaaagactgccaaggaatggaaagattgcaaaaagaatgcaaagactgcatgcagtcccaaaagactgcaatcatttgaatgcagtcaattgattggggaaaaaaaaagattgcaatcatttcatggaaaatgattggtgattgcaaaatttgaagtctaagtctcaagtgtaagtcaatgaatgcaatcttttgttggaattgagTAACTGAATGGCAAtgactgcattcacaaaagattgcattcttttacaagcctggtccaaacaggctttagtacttgattatacagcattattttgttttgggttgataaatcagagttgttaccaagtaaccagtacatttttctatatttcaagtttagttcttctcttttctttttgatgtgctctttccactttagctttgcatccaaagtcattccaaggtatttggccgtattggcgtaaggtacagcttgattattaatgaatattggaatattgtttatctttttattttttaaagtttatatgtgaagattttgtttcattgagtttgatacgccatttttcggtccaatctctgactgtgtcgacggcatattgcagctttactgctcccctagagacacatttgtcgggtaccaaaattgcggtatcatctgcaaaagtagccattatggtgtgattcccaactgggatatcccttgtgtatagtaaatacagggtaggacctaggacacttccttgtggtacaccggcttctattttcttcaattccgaatattcttgatcgtaccttactctaaacaatcggtctgagatgtacgattttaatatttcatagtactgtctgggaagatccctttgcagtttgtactcaagtccctcatgccaaaccttgtcaaaggcttgagcaacatctaagaaaatagctgaacatacttgtttttcttctaatgctttttctactacatccgttattctatgaacttggtctatcgtggaatgtttatttctaaagccaaactgatgatttgggattaaccttctttcttctataattttgctaagtctcttcagaagcagtttttcaaaaacttttgccataattggtataagcgatattggtctgaaagacgtcacttctgtaggtggcttaccttgcttgggtatgacaataacttcatgATGTATGATTTGAACACAAGCAGAATAGTGATCAGGTAAGCTACAGATTCAAAGAGATGTGTTgacgggttttttttttatttttattttatatacctacttgtttaagaacttattttctagggtttttttcgatttggaaaaaatttgaaatcaatgaaatatttttgttagaattttcGGTGTCAACATTAAAGACTttgtgccagttgtacaaacgcggatcagccttggttcaagaatttaactcgccgatttcggcggattagctgagGGTCAACTTCGGCTCAAGCATggcccgactaacaattttgcttctgtaaagccttacacatgcttcttttgcttctataaagctttatagaagcaaaattgttagttaggGGATGTGTCTATTTTTACATGTATGGACCTTAAACCAGTAGATAATATACCTCTGCTTTattaccgatttcagaagataaaagttgctgaaccacggattaaaaataaataaaataaacaaaaaaaaatcgttcaagatttcgttgtgctatttttgtatggaaaatttcccTTCGCTTCAACTGCGTACTAGACTTTAGTTAATTAagtaagttattaaaaaaaaaaactgaaaatgacATACTTTTCAGTGCCtttatagtctatttaatagaccggagctccagagcaaaagtagaacaaattcgttcaagagtttttattgctgattatgattccttggcataaaagaatactccagccaaaagtgctactaaatccattggtgcatttctgagaaaacggcaacactggtcggttttcagtttttttatttaactcgaaaaccaagcctaactttgaaatggttcaaagacacttttcatagcaaattaaattttctgtcatgttaggatgattaaaaaattttaaaaattatttttcactgaaattctaacctaaaatcaaagaaaaaaaagtaaaaaaattgacgattttattttttttttactaattcaaggggcattttgtgtatgtagccggtacgtcaaaactttgtacttatgaaataaagtagaagtaaaatcctttgataatatgcaatttttaatttgttttgtcaagaaacaacttaaatgtacctattcaaaaattagcactttttccaaatttttgacttttttagttaaaagcaagtttttaaaactcgataaaatcgtataaattggtaacttttagacttttaaagtaaacatacttagagggattgatttaatataaactaaatatgacaaccaaacaaatttatttgcatccttatgggcttgtgtgcaattttgtgtatgtgcatttttataaatacagatCGAATGGAtcgacggagagccattagctttggtctattgcatagaagaacattcaataccaactcttttactgttttcaatggcctgaaaaacaattcttgtaaaatcagcgaccaacgaaaagtttctcttgaaaaacaaaaaaaatattccaatgagtttcaaacaaaataggccaggcaaattagtaaatcaaattgcatttttttcgggacaaatttttttcatggaacgtgtttgggTGTATATGTCCGTAtcgtaaaaatgaattttttgggatggtaGAACATCGGGAACAGccaccatcttggaaaagaagTCGGTgccatttttatttcatatctccatttttactcatttaaaccaaaaatgtaaaaggacagatttattcacaataaaattatctaaaaaatgatatacaaatgaattccgtgagttagttaaattcaattttatagtcagtCAAactccgggttcttctcgcaaggttaggacagtatgacattttttcaaatatctgaagaacttttgatttgtttgggattttcttcaagaaagaattatagcacttttaataaatttgcaaaattgTTATTAGGGTGTGGCGCTGtcaaagtaaaaaagtattaaattagtatattggtgccacaatacgtagctgtggctgtggcaaggaaattcgctgtggtacaagtcgaggCAACTTTTACTTTAACAACCTACAAGCgcaatgacttttgacgttttTAATGTGATTgctcagttaaaattattttttttttcaaggcaattgacattttaGTGCGCCACATATTCTTttcatcttttctacatttttagcgattttatttgacatcttgtaccacCGCGTTTTTCTTTGCTACAAGCGAATTTGCATTCCGTTCAAACCAGTTAAACTGTTCTTACTtaaaagcaagaacagaaaatcctgttctaaaccTGTTCTAGACAGCGCCAATGAACAGGAAACTAGAACAGTTGAGAGCAGAAAAACAGCGTTGTTGAACACACATaatactgcatccaaacttTTCTGACATCAAAAGTCTAAACTTTTTCAGATTCTCTGAATTTTAACTCCTCCTTGGCATTCTTTCCAACTTCTCCAATACCCAAAATCATAAAAGTACCAAATAGTACTAAGCTGAGCCCtacttttaatactttattcTCTCTATCTACCTAAGCGCTCCCTACTGCCAAATAGCGTTTTTCAGCCATTTCTAAAGTCAGCTGTTATTTGACATCAGTTGTCAAAATTTTTCAACCGACTTCACCGCATTTTTcattacacaaaaaatttctcataaaaaaaagtaaaaatcttgttgatttaaaattacataaacaaataaaataaactcaccattatttatattttagctTCCACAATGTTTATTCGTCAAATCAGTCGCTTGCCACCAAAATCAATCAAATTATATAGCACCTCCGCTGAACCAGCAATATCTACAAAAATCCCAAAATCCTCTGAAGTTCGTACTAACGAGGGCAATACTTCCAAGCACTCTAGTAACAATCTTGGTAAATATTATCAAATTCCTAATGAAGATAAGAAAATCTTATTCAGTCACGGAGGATTACCAAAATCCTTCGAAAAACAAGCCAAAACATTTGGTGAAACTTGTTTAATGGTTCGTCAACCTGCGTTGGAAGTAATTGATTATATTAAATCATCTAATTTAAATAAACCTACAGTCCGTTATGTTCTTTATGGTGACGATGGTGTTGGCAAGAGTCTAACAATGGCTCACATTATTCACTATGGTTATCAGAATGGTTTTTTGCTTTTACATGCTCCATGGGTTGCAAATTGGTACAAAAGACCAAAAGAAACTGCCAATTCCACGTCAATGGAAGGTTTCATTGATCTTCCATTTGACGCTGCTGGCTGGTTGGTTCATTTTAAGACACAAAATGCAAAGCTTTTACCTACTTTAGATTTGAAAACGACAAAAGATTATGTTTGGAGTAAAAGAGAGACTACTCCAGCTGGTTCCACACTTTTGGAACTCATTGAACATGGAATTGCTAGAATCAAATTCGCCTCTGATACAATTGCCGCTCTTATAAGCGAACTTAAACAACATGCAACTGGTGGCAAATGTAAAATTATGGTTGCAATGGATGGTTACAATGCATTTTTCCATCCTATTACTCGTGTCATTGCTGACAATAAAGCTAAAGTTCATCCAAGTAAAGTAACATTGACACAACCATTTTTGGATATTACCAATTATGATTGGTGTAATGGTGTTTGTATTCTTTCTGTGGACAAACTAGCTGCCTCTGAAGGTAATAGGGAATCGTATTTGCCAAGatatttattggaaaaagaAGGTTTTGAACATTTGGATCCATTTGTCCCGATTCGAGTGGATAATTTTAATGAGAAGGAATTTAAAAGTTGTATTGATTATTATTTGGATAGAAGATGGATACAAAATAATGAACCGGGTTTTGATCAAGAGTTGAAATATTTG
This DNA window, taken from Episyrphus balteatus chromosome 2, idEpiBalt1.1, whole genome shotgun sequence, encodes the following:
- the LOC129909788 gene encoding 28S ribosomal protein S29, mitochondrial — protein: MFIRQISRLPPKSIKLYSTSAEPAISTKIPKSSEVRTNEGNTSKHSSNNLGKYYQIPNEDKKILFSHGGLPKSFEKQAKTFGETCLMVRQPALEVIDYIKSSNLNKPTVRYVLYGDDGVGKSLTMAHIIHYGYQNGFLLLHAPWVANWYKRPKETANSTSMEGFIDLPFDAAGWLVHFKTQNAKLLPTLDLKTTKDYVWSKRETTPAGSTLLELIEHGIARIKFASDTIAALISELKQHATGGKCKIMVAMDGYNAFFHPITRVIADNKAKVHPSKVTLTQPFLDITNYDWCNGVCILSVDKLAASEGNRESYLPRYLLEKEGFEHLDPFVPIRVDNFNEKEFKSCIDYYLDRRWIQNNEPGFDQELKYLSASNPFRLMNICAPL